One Dioscorea cayenensis subsp. rotundata cultivar TDr96_F1 chromosome 17, TDr96_F1_v2_PseudoChromosome.rev07_lg8_w22 25.fasta, whole genome shotgun sequence DNA window includes the following coding sequences:
- the LOC120280808 gene encoding E3 ubiquitin-protein ligase CCNB1IP1 homolog isoform X1 — protein MRCNACWRELEGKAVSTTCGHILCTEDAGKILSNDAACPICDQVLSRSLMRPVEINPGDEWINMAMAGMSPQILMKSAYRSVMFYIGQKELEMQYKMNTIIGQCRQKCEAMQAKFTEKLEQVHTAYQKAAKRCQMMEQEIDNLSKDKQELQEKYAEKSRQKRKLDEMYDQLRNEYESVKRSAIQPAGNFFQRADPDLFSGMGNLMDGREPVRQDRFTPDTPGQREDMWPGRQKNSNSTVFDLSGGSPAKTTIPGDSGGRRPARPIFGPGVSNPSATLRNLIISPMKRPQLSRSRPHMFTL, from the exons ATGAGGTGCAATGCTTGTTGGCGGGAATTGGAGGGCAAGGCCGTATCAACTACATGTGGTCATATTTTGT GCACTGAAGATGCTGGCAAGATACTGTCCAATGATGCTGCATGTCCTATCTGTGATCAAGTGCTCTCAAGAAG CCTCATGAGACCGGTGGAAATTAATCCTGGTGATGAATGGATAAAT ATGGCAATGGCTGGAATGTCTCCACAGATAC TTATGAAGAGTGCCTATCGGAGTGTAATGTTTTATATTGGCCAAAAGGAACTTGAAATGCAATACAAAATGAACACGATCATTGGGCAATGCCGCCAGAAATGTGAGGCCATGCAAGCAAAGTTCACAGAGAAGCTAGAGCAGGTGCACACTGCATATCAGAAAGCAGCAAAAAGGTGCCAGATGATGGAACAAGAAATTGACAACTTGTCTAAAGATAAGCAGGAACTCCAAGAAAAATATGCTGAAAAATCCAG ACAGAAGAGAAAGCTTGATGAGATGTATGATCAGTTGAGGAATGAGTATGAGTCAGTGAAGCGATCAGCTATACAACCTGCAGGCAACTTCTTCCAAAGAGCTGACCCAGACTTGTTTTCAGGCATGGGAAATTTGATGGATGGCAGGGAGCCTGTCAGACAAG ATCGATTCACTCCTGATACTCCAGGGCAGAGAGAGGACATGTGGCCTGGTAGACAGAAGAATTCCAACTCAACTGTCTTTGACCTTTCTGGAGGTTCGCCAGCAAAGACAACAATTCCTGGGGACAGTGGGGGCAGAAGGCCCGCTCGTCCTATATTTGGACCTGGGGTGAGCAACCCATCAGCTACCTTACGGAATCTCATAATTTCTCCAATGAAACGGCCACAATTATCACGTAGTCGCCCCCACATGTTCAC GCTGTAG
- the LOC120280808 gene encoding E3 ubiquitin-protein ligase CCNB1IP1 homolog isoform X3: MRCNACWRELEGKAVSTTCGHILCTEDAGKILSNDAACPICDQVLSRSLMRPVEINPGDEWINMAMAGMSPQILMKSAYRSVMFYIGQKELEMQYKMNTIIGQCRQKCEAMQAKFTEKLEQVHTAYQKAAKRCQMMEQEIDNLSKDKQELQEKYAEKSRQKRKLDEMYDQLRNEYESVKRSAIQPAGNFFQRADPDLFSGMGNLMDGREPVRQGQREDMWPGRQKNSNSTVFDLSGGSPAKTTIPGDSGGRRPARPIFGPGVSNPSATLRNLIISPMKRPQLSRSRPHMFTL; the protein is encoded by the exons ATGAGGTGCAATGCTTGTTGGCGGGAATTGGAGGGCAAGGCCGTATCAACTACATGTGGTCATATTTTGT GCACTGAAGATGCTGGCAAGATACTGTCCAATGATGCTGCATGTCCTATCTGTGATCAAGTGCTCTCAAGAAG CCTCATGAGACCGGTGGAAATTAATCCTGGTGATGAATGGATAAAT ATGGCAATGGCTGGAATGTCTCCACAGATAC TTATGAAGAGTGCCTATCGGAGTGTAATGTTTTATATTGGCCAAAAGGAACTTGAAATGCAATACAAAATGAACACGATCATTGGGCAATGCCGCCAGAAATGTGAGGCCATGCAAGCAAAGTTCACAGAGAAGCTAGAGCAGGTGCACACTGCATATCAGAAAGCAGCAAAAAGGTGCCAGATGATGGAACAAGAAATTGACAACTTGTCTAAAGATAAGCAGGAACTCCAAGAAAAATATGCTGAAAAATCCAG ACAGAAGAGAAAGCTTGATGAGATGTATGATCAGTTGAGGAATGAGTATGAGTCAGTGAAGCGATCAGCTATACAACCTGCAGGCAACTTCTTCCAAAGAGCTGACCCAGACTTGTTTTCAGGCATGGGAAATTTGATGGATGGCAGGGAGCCTGTCAGACAAG GGCAGAGAGAGGACATGTGGCCTGGTAGACAGAAGAATTCCAACTCAACTGTCTTTGACCTTTCTGGAGGTTCGCCAGCAAAGACAACAATTCCTGGGGACAGTGGGGGCAGAAGGCCCGCTCGTCCTATATTTGGACCTGGGGTGAGCAACCCATCAGCTACCTTACGGAATCTCATAATTTCTCCAATGAAACGGCCACAATTATCACGTAGTCGCCCCCACATGTTCAC GCTGTAG
- the LOC120280808 gene encoding E3 ubiquitin-protein ligase CCNB1IP1 homolog isoform X2: MRCNACWRELEGKAVSTTCGHILCTEDAGKILSNDAACPICDQVLSRSLMRPVEINPGDEWINMAMAGMSPQILMKSAYRSVMFYIGQKELEMQYKMNTIIGQCRQKCEAMQAKFTEKLEQVHTAYQKAAKRCQMMEQEIDNLSKDKQELQEKYAEKSRQKRKLDEMYDQLRNEYESVKRSAIQPAGNFFQRADPDLFSGMGNLMDGREPVRQDRFTPDTPGQREDMWPGRQKNSNSTVFDLSGGSPAKTTIPGDSGGRRPARPIFGPGVSNPSATLRNLIISPMKRPQLSRSRPHMFT, from the exons ATGAGGTGCAATGCTTGTTGGCGGGAATTGGAGGGCAAGGCCGTATCAACTACATGTGGTCATATTTTGT GCACTGAAGATGCTGGCAAGATACTGTCCAATGATGCTGCATGTCCTATCTGTGATCAAGTGCTCTCAAGAAG CCTCATGAGACCGGTGGAAATTAATCCTGGTGATGAATGGATAAAT ATGGCAATGGCTGGAATGTCTCCACAGATAC TTATGAAGAGTGCCTATCGGAGTGTAATGTTTTATATTGGCCAAAAGGAACTTGAAATGCAATACAAAATGAACACGATCATTGGGCAATGCCGCCAGAAATGTGAGGCCATGCAAGCAAAGTTCACAGAGAAGCTAGAGCAGGTGCACACTGCATATCAGAAAGCAGCAAAAAGGTGCCAGATGATGGAACAAGAAATTGACAACTTGTCTAAAGATAAGCAGGAACTCCAAGAAAAATATGCTGAAAAATCCAG ACAGAAGAGAAAGCTTGATGAGATGTATGATCAGTTGAGGAATGAGTATGAGTCAGTGAAGCGATCAGCTATACAACCTGCAGGCAACTTCTTCCAAAGAGCTGACCCAGACTTGTTTTCAGGCATGGGAAATTTGATGGATGGCAGGGAGCCTGTCAGACAAG ATCGATTCACTCCTGATACTCCAGGGCAGAGAGAGGACATGTGGCCTGGTAGACAGAAGAATTCCAACTCAACTGTCTTTGACCTTTCTGGAGGTTCGCCAGCAAAGACAACAATTCCTGGGGACAGTGGGGGCAGAAGGCCCGCTCGTCCTATATTTGGACCTGGGGTGAGCAACCCATCAGCTACCTTACGGAATCTCATAATTTCTCCAATGAAACGGCCACAATTATCACGTAGTCGCCCCCACATGTTCACGTAA
- the LOC120280808 gene encoding E3 ubiquitin-protein ligase CCNB1IP1 homolog isoform X5 yields MDKFMFALQMAMAGMSPQILMKSAYRSVMFYIGQKELEMQYKMNTIIGQCRQKCEAMQAKFTEKLEQVHTAYQKAAKRCQMMEQEIDNLSKDKQELQEKYAEKSRQKRKLDEMYDQLRNEYESVKRSAIQPAGNFFQRADPDLFSGMGNLMDGREPVRQDRFTPDTPGQREDMWPGRQKNSNSTVFDLSGGSPAKTTIPGDSGGRRPARPIFGPGVSNPSATLRNLIISPMKRPQLSRSRPHMFTL; encoded by the exons ATGGATAAAT TCATGTTTGCTTTGCAGATGGCAATGGCTGGAATGTCTCCACAGATAC TTATGAAGAGTGCCTATCGGAGTGTAATGTTTTATATTGGCCAAAAGGAACTTGAAATGCAATACAAAATGAACACGATCATTGGGCAATGCCGCCAGAAATGTGAGGCCATGCAAGCAAAGTTCACAGAGAAGCTAGAGCAGGTGCACACTGCATATCAGAAAGCAGCAAAAAGGTGCCAGATGATGGAACAAGAAATTGACAACTTGTCTAAAGATAAGCAGGAACTCCAAGAAAAATATGCTGAAAAATCCAG ACAGAAGAGAAAGCTTGATGAGATGTATGATCAGTTGAGGAATGAGTATGAGTCAGTGAAGCGATCAGCTATACAACCTGCAGGCAACTTCTTCCAAAGAGCTGACCCAGACTTGTTTTCAGGCATGGGAAATTTGATGGATGGCAGGGAGCCTGTCAGACAAG ATCGATTCACTCCTGATACTCCAGGGCAGAGAGAGGACATGTGGCCTGGTAGACAGAAGAATTCCAACTCAACTGTCTTTGACCTTTCTGGAGGTTCGCCAGCAAAGACAACAATTCCTGGGGACAGTGGGGGCAGAAGGCCCGCTCGTCCTATATTTGGACCTGGGGTGAGCAACCCATCAGCTACCTTACGGAATCTCATAATTTCTCCAATGAAACGGCCACAATTATCACGTAGTCGCCCCCACATGTTCAC GCTGTAG
- the LOC120280808 gene encoding E3 ubiquitin-protein ligase CCNB1IP1 homolog isoform X4, which yields MRCNACWRELEGKAVSTTCGHILCTEDAGKILSNDAACPICDQVLSRSLMRPVEINPGDEWINMAMAGMSPQILMKSAYRSVMFYIGQKELEMQYKMNTIIGQCRQKCEAMQAKFTEKLEQVHTAYQKAAKRCQMMEQEIDNLSKDKQELQEKYAEKSRQKRKLDEMYDQLRNEYESVKRSAIQPAGNFFQRADPDLFSGMGNLMDGREPVRQGQREDMWPGRQKNSNSTVFDLSGGSPAKTTIPGDSGGRRPARPIFGPGVSNPSATLRNLIISPMKRPQLSRSRPHMFT from the exons ATGAGGTGCAATGCTTGTTGGCGGGAATTGGAGGGCAAGGCCGTATCAACTACATGTGGTCATATTTTGT GCACTGAAGATGCTGGCAAGATACTGTCCAATGATGCTGCATGTCCTATCTGTGATCAAGTGCTCTCAAGAAG CCTCATGAGACCGGTGGAAATTAATCCTGGTGATGAATGGATAAAT ATGGCAATGGCTGGAATGTCTCCACAGATAC TTATGAAGAGTGCCTATCGGAGTGTAATGTTTTATATTGGCCAAAAGGAACTTGAAATGCAATACAAAATGAACACGATCATTGGGCAATGCCGCCAGAAATGTGAGGCCATGCAAGCAAAGTTCACAGAGAAGCTAGAGCAGGTGCACACTGCATATCAGAAAGCAGCAAAAAGGTGCCAGATGATGGAACAAGAAATTGACAACTTGTCTAAAGATAAGCAGGAACTCCAAGAAAAATATGCTGAAAAATCCAG ACAGAAGAGAAAGCTTGATGAGATGTATGATCAGTTGAGGAATGAGTATGAGTCAGTGAAGCGATCAGCTATACAACCTGCAGGCAACTTCTTCCAAAGAGCTGACCCAGACTTGTTTTCAGGCATGGGAAATTTGATGGATGGCAGGGAGCCTGTCAGACAAG GGCAGAGAGAGGACATGTGGCCTGGTAGACAGAAGAATTCCAACTCAACTGTCTTTGACCTTTCTGGAGGTTCGCCAGCAAAGACAACAATTCCTGGGGACAGTGGGGGCAGAAGGCCCGCTCGTCCTATATTTGGACCTGGGGTGAGCAACCCATCAGCTACCTTACGGAATCTCATAATTTCTCCAATGAAACGGCCACAATTATCACGTAGTCGCCCCCACATGTTCACGTAA